CTGTGAAGATCGGCCGGGAAATGCTGGCCAAGCATGGCCGCACGCTGGCCTCTCTGGAAAAATATTTCGGCGTTGACCGCCATATTCTGCTGGCGATCTGGTCGATGGAAAGCAATTACGGCGCGGTTCTCGCCAAGGATGACCGGCTGCATTACGTGCCGCAGGCGCTGGCCACCCTTGGCTATGCCGATCCCAAGCGCGGCGGTTTTGCCCGCAAGCAGCTTATCGCCGCCTTGAAAATCCTGCAAAACGGCGATGTGAGCCCGAAGGAAATGACCGGCTCCTGGGCTGGCGCCATGGGCCACACCCAGTTCATCCCGACCAGCTACCTGCTGTATGCGGTCGATGCCGATGGCAATGGCCATAAGGATATCTGGAATTCCATTCCCGATGCGCTGGCGACCTCGGCCAATCTTCTGGCCAAGAACGGCTGGGATAGTGGACGGACCTGGGGTTATGAAACCGTCGTGCCTGCGGGAGCCGGCAAATATGCCGGCAAGACGCTGACGATGGCCCAGTGGCAGAAGCTGGGCTTCACCCGCCCAGGCGGCAAGGCGTTCCGCAATCCGGGCGAACGGGCGCAGTTGAAGCTGCTGGCCGGTGCCAATGGTCCGGGCTTCCTGATGACATCCAACTTCTTCACCATCAAGAAATACAATGCCGCCGATACCTATGCGCTGGCGGTCGGTCTTCTTGCCGACGAAATCGCCGGTTATGGTGGAATGCAACAGAAATGGCCACGGCCGGACGGCACGCTGGACATAAAGGAAAAGTTCGAGTTGCAGACCCGAATGAAGGCTCTTGGCTATTATAATGGCGAAGTGGACGGCAATTTCGGCTCTGGTTCGAAAGCGGCGATTTCCGCCATCCAGCAACGGTTGGGCATGCAGGGCGATGGCGAACCGTCAAAGCCGCTGCTGGAAATGCTCAGGCGGCATTGATAGGGAGCGATTGGCCATTGACGGGCCGCGACGGGAAAACTGCTCATGCCTGGTAA
The Allorhizobium ampelinum S4 genome window above contains:
- a CDS encoding lytic murein transglycosylase translates to MTRERASRHLRALAFSLMASLAPLHAHADAGFQKWIRDFYPAAAAAGISAQTYNRAFAGIKDPDPDVLRKAAYQPEFKSEIWDYLDSRVNPYTVKIGREMLAKHGRTLASLEKYFGVDRHILLAIWSMESNYGAVLAKDDRLHYVPQALATLGYADPKRGGFARKQLIAALKILQNGDVSPKEMTGSWAGAMGHTQFIPTSYLLYAVDADGNGHKDIWNSIPDALATSANLLAKNGWDSGRTWGYETVVPAGAGKYAGKTLTMAQWQKLGFTRPGGKAFRNPGERAQLKLLAGANGPGFLMTSNFFTIKKYNAADTYALAVGLLADEIAGYGGMQQKWPRPDGTLDIKEKFELQTRMKALGYYNGEVDGNFGSGSKAAISAIQQRLGMQGDGEPSKPLLEMLRRH